A segment of the Lolium perenne isolate Kyuss_39 chromosome 3, Kyuss_2.0, whole genome shotgun sequence genome:
ATATTTAATCATATTTACTCGTAGCATTTTTCAGAAATTCATGGAAGTGCCCTAATCATTTAATAAAGATGACTTCGGCACCTTTTTTCTAATCTAAGGACAAAAAATACATAAGTATGCATGTCTTAGTTACATAAAAAAACAATCTCCAACATAGTTTAGCCACATAATGCGGGCTTATTTAACAAGTTCGGAATGAACTTTGAAAGTTCATGTCTAGCCTTTTTATATTCACATTTTCCAAAGTTTGCCATAAATGCAACGAACAACATAAGCAAGGACATTAGGATGGTCAAATAGATAGAAATGTTAATCTCTTGTTATATATCTGAGTAATCATCAATAATCATAATGTGAATAATTAAGTATGAAGTTTGATAGTCATGAAGTTTCATAGAAGTTTGATAGGTGTTTATAGACAAACATTTTCAAGCACACAAACACGAAAATAACATAACCATGAGATGCTGCGAGAAGTGAAGGAATTTTACAGATTTCAATTCCTTAGTAATCTTACCATTTGGCAGTGTTCGTTTCAAAGGAATAATCTGGTTTATTCCTTAGGAAATTTTGGAAGCCTGCACTTTTTAGAGGAAGTGAAACATACAGCAGGATCTCACTTTTTCGTGGAGAATTGAGGCAAAAATCTGCTATATATCCTGCTATGTAGGTGGGCCCTCTGATACACAAGCGAAGAGGAACATCAATCATGAACACTAAACAATGATCATTGTCTGTCTAGTAGTGAAAAGTCGTACTGTATTAGAATAAAAAGTTACATCAATATGGAGCAGTACCGAAAGCTTGTTTCTAACGATTTATTTGTTTTGTATTCCTCCTGTTTATAGCTACTATCTTTCCCGATTCTTATGGATTTTTCAGTTCCTATGTTTTCTAGCCTGCAAACCAACGGAGACTAAATATTCTAAACTACAGTAGGCACATGGCGGCCGGTACCACTTAGGTTGCATTCTTTTTCTGATATGCTACTAAATTGGTGACACATGTAGAATTGAAGGTCAACATCATTATAACTAGACTAAATATTAATTAAGTAAACCTTTAACTTATTGCTCTAGAACCGGTTGTGGTGATGATCAGACCAATGAATTGGTTAACCAGTTGCTTGACTAGCTCACTCAATGGTTCTATTTTCTAAATTATGGCGCGATATGTACACGTATATAGTAGTATGGGTGATAGTGATACATGCTAATCTTAGAATTTTCCTTGTAAACCGAACATACCATTCCTTTCCATTCCgttgttttatattccgccatGTTTGCTAGCTCTTTCCACCCAATTCTATTATTTTACATGTTTATCATCCTGTGATTGCTAAACCCATGATTCGAACGGGTCTTATGCTTCTAGCCCAACTTCCTTGTCCGAGAAAGCTAAATTCCCCCCCAAAAAATAGATAGTTTATGGCCTACTTCATCCCTCCAAAACTGAAACTCATTTATGTCTCCACGTAGAAACTACCGTCGACCAATATCAGGGGAGTTTCCCATGATTTTGTGAAACTTTACATCAGTTCCCTACTGCAGGAATGCCACTCCTAGTCAGCCAATGGGAACTCTTCTTACTCGAGTGAAAAAAAGTGGACACGAAGTACCACCCTGCCCCCATTCGACCATGCACGCAAGCTCATGGAGAGCGAGGGTTTCACATTGCTGCCACCTATCACCACTCTAGCTCACCTCGTCGTGATGCTCCTCACCCTCCTGCCGCACCGCACTCGTCCCCAACTTGCAACATCAACCTCAGCCTCCCTCGAGCTAACCCGTCCCCAACCTGCTACTCTGCCTCGTCCTCCCCAACCGGCGACGTCAACCTCGTCCGCTCCCCGACAGGCATGTCAAGATCGACCTCACTACAACAGCGATGTCCAACTCGTCGTCCTCAACCAGCTTAGCAATGATGCTTCCAATCAGCAGCGATGGAGATATGAATTGTTTCGAATTGAAAATTTGTGATACCAATTGATCTAACAATGTTTATTGTATTGGTAATATCAAATATCCCGAACATTAGAATTAGTATTGTCACATACATCTTCCGTTATGAATTTCTTGAAACTTGTGTATGTTATATGGGAGGGTTTGATATAAAATGTGATAGACAATGATCACATTTTAATGATGTTGTTGTGCACGTAGATGGAAAAGCCAAAACACGTGAAAGTTTTGTAGCCTCAGAAGTTATTTTTACTGTAATTTTGAAATCACCAAGAAGTTTTCTTTTATTTTGACATGTCATGAATTATATTGCGACATCATGTTTTTACTTTATTTGATTTTGCATAATTTTATTAATTTATTTGTATCTCATAATTCTATCATAAAACTTTCATACATATGGTGTCATGACTGAGAATGGACTTTTGTAGCCTGGCTACATGTAGGCCATTTTCTTAACCTACGCAAATTTTAATTCAGACAtgttaattttttttgaaaaaatactCTACATGTGTGTAAATTTTCAGAATCAAATATGTTGTAGTTTggctcagcaaaaataacaaatcttGATTTCAGCATTGGTGAATAGTAATGAACAATACAATCAAAtctagattttgtcatttttttagattttgttatttttactgAGAGCAAAATATAATATATTTCAATATAAAAATTTACACACTGATAGTTTAAAACATTATGTACGTCTAcatatttttttcaaatttttctaAAACTTCAAAATCAAAAGTTTCAAAGTTTGAATCAAGAAAAATGAAACCGGGCTACATGTAGCCCGGGCTACATTTAATGTTTTCGGCCATCACTTAACAACTTGAAggatagtacaactttgtactaaatttgggTTAATTAAAAAGGAGCCGGAAGGAGTATTACCTTTGGTGTTCTTTTGtagtgtttttgatgatgattaatAGATTGCTGAATTCTTTTTGCCAAAAAAACTGTTTGAGACAACAGGAAGTGTCATTGTTCTTAGTTGTCACTTCTCACAATTTCAACTCGAAAACGCTCATGCACAAGGTTAGAGTTTGCAAACTATTTACCTAACTCAAGTCCAAACGATTAATCACTTATTTATTCTTTGGCATTACTGAAACATGGTCACACGTTTACAACAGAGATACACAATAAAACTTCGATACAGAACTACTACATATGCCATTCCATAGAAACACTGACATCACTGCTGCAAATCAAGGGTCTACTCGAGCAGACATATGGACCAAGCTGGCCCAATCGGCATGCCCTTTAGCCGGAGATCTCGACGGCCTTCACCTCAGGCTTCTTGATCTCAACCTTGGGCACGGTGACGGTGAGCACCCCATTCTCTAGCCCGGCCTTCACCTCCTCCACCTTGGCGTTCTCCGGGAGGCGGAAGCGCCTGACGAACTTGCCGCTGCTGCGCTCGACACGGTGCCACTTGTCGTTCTTGTCCTCCTTCTCCTTGGTGCGCTCGCCGCTGACTACAAGCACGTTTCCATCCTCCACTTCCACCTTGACCTCCTCCTTCTTCACGCCGGGGAGGTCCGCCTTGAAGACGTGCGCCTCGGGGGTCTCCTTCCAGTCCACGCGGGCGTTGGCGAAAGTGGCCGCCTCGCTGTTGCCGGAGACTGCCGGGACGATGGAGCGGAAGGCGTCGAAGGGGTCGGCCCAGAGGTCGAGTGAAAAGGGGTCAAACACGCTGTTGCACCTCACGATCGACATTGTTGCTGCTGCGTGAGCTGATGAGTGTCTGCAAGTGTTAATTTGATCTGGATCGTATGCTGTTTCGCTCTGCAATTCGCGCTCTTTCCGGTTGGCTTCAGCTGAAGTGCGCGGCAGTCTATTTATAGCTTCGTCAAGGTCTATGCGCCGTGCCGCTGCTGATGCACCAGGAGGTCCCTGGACTTCTCATGTTTTTTCCGTGTCATTCTAGATAGCCCAGGAAGATTTGGAATTAAAGTGGATGACCCACCTAAAAAGAGCAGACAAGAGAGTGCTCTAGAGCGTAGTAGCTCGCCGACCGAAGTGAACTCCAGATACTTCACCAAGGGCAGTTGAACACGATTTAAAACTTATAAGTTCctttttttaaacataaggcacaagtgcccagctttaaattaataaagccacaaaCGGCTGAGTTTGATACAAGATGCTAACCAGCTTACAAACAACGAACACCAAAAGCACAAGATACACACAAAAACACAGCTTGTAGATGTCGAAGCCTCCTCGCGAAGCCACCAAGGAAAGAACAGCCCAGGTTCGAGGGAACCGCCTGCTGCCTTGAGGAAGACCATCGTCTGCAGCACAGGATGGGAGGGGAAGCAGCATCGACCATTTCCAGCGCCGAAGAGGGACCCTTCCCTGGCTCGAAGGACGCCGAACCGTCGGACGCCAAATGCACTCCCCTGAGCTATGGCCGATACTGACCACACACCAAACTGGTCAGAGTAGAGACCCCTCGTCGAAGCTGACAAACCATCGAGGTTGCGCTGCCACACACCGAAGGAGCTACCGCTGGGAACGTAAACAGGGACCGTAATCGCTGATGAGGAAGGAGCAGGGCACCAAGATCGGATACCACCGCAACCAGCCTCCACCCACCAAAGGCACCCTCAACCGGCCAACTGTTCCCAAGCCACGCCCCCAAGGAGGAAACGGCGCCCATGGCGTCGTCGTCGCCCAATCCAAAGGATTGTTGGTTTTCACCCGGAACACGGCCGGGGTGGAGAGAATCGAGACCTCAACAGCCCCTCAAGAGGGAAACACGGCGCCCATGGGCGTCGCCACTGCCGTGGTCAGACCAGCCGACCAGGGATTTCTCCCAGACCCAATTTCACACCACCACCCCCCAATCGGCACCGAAACCAgcaggatccgactaccaaacctGGAGGGAAGAGGACCAGCGGGAGGGAAAGACTGACCTTCCGCTCTGACGGATGGTCGCCGGGGCAGCCACCACGTCGCGACCGCCGTCCACCGCCACCTTGCCGCCCACGCGACCAAGGATGACGGCGCGCATCCGCGGACGCCACTAGCCGCCATAGTCGACGCCGCCGCACCACCAGAggccgccgcctcttcgcctgagCACCCACCGCCTGAAGAAgccgcgccgccgctgccgccgtccgAGGAAGATGGCAACTTCGCCGAGCTCCGCCGCCTGCACCACGAGGAACCGCCTCGCCGCGGCTCGCCGGCCCACCGCGCGAGGAGTCGTCGGTTCGCCGCTTTAGATCGCCGCCGTCAGAGTGGAGAAGCCCCGCGCCACCACCTCACGCGCGGGAGCCAGggatccgccgccgccggcaaccgcacgggctttgcccggcggcggcggggggaggGGAGGAGGGGAGCGGCTTGAGCTAGGGTTTGGAATCGCCCTTCCGTCGCCCGCGGGGAGCGACGGGACGGGCCGAAACGTTCTGCCTATAAGTTCCTTTTCCTCACTAATGAAAACTTATGAGTCCCTCGCATCTAACTACCACGCCATCTGAACCTCATGCCACCGTAGAAAAGAAATATCAGAATCTTGTAATTTTTGCTCGtctccaattattttaccatcccAGAAAAGTGTTCAATCATGCCAACATCTCAACTACATATAAAAATTAATGATCAAGCCAACATGCATCTGTGCGGAATGCATCTAGTCatactgtatgaaatttgagtcaACAAGAAAATTTGTACCTGCAGTCTAATTAAATAGCCGACCTAGATTTACATTTCGCAACTGCCGCAACCTGAGCAAAGACATCAACATGGGCCTATTTATTAAAATGTTTTGTGGTGTATTATCATATGTCCATGTAATCATCAAATAAGAATATTGTGGTCAATTAAGTTTTAAGTTTGATAGTCATGATAATTCATATAGTTACTTAgcagagaaccaacctgaggttggatggttaggggggtggttgtacccccagcccaccagagttcaaaccccaggtttgacatctgtgtgtctcataaaagcggaatattcattcagtgggaggcgacgttcccgtcgacagcgaggcgcctgtggtgacttcgtcaatttcaagatccaatccgccggctcagtcttccggaggtgctcataggggtagggtgtgcgtgtgtgcgttcataggggtgagtgtatgcgcgtgtatgtgagcgtctgcgtttgtactgtgtttctcaaaaaaaaatataGTTACTTAGCAGCCTTCGCCCTCACGCCACCCGCACGGCCGAGGGGGATGACCCATATTACCCGCGAGCGCCCCTGCCGCCGGCGGTGGCGCCCGCACCACCCCACCCGAGGTCGCCACCTCCATTGCTTGAGATCTCCCTGATGAGCGGTAGCAGCGAGGTCCCCGCTGCTGTAGTCCTTGGCAGGCGCACACGGGCTTTGTCGGCGGGCTCCTCTCAACGGCAATGAGGGATAAGGGGATGGACACGGAGGGGTGGCTAGCTAGGGTTTCTGTCGCCACCCATGTCGCCCCAGAATGGAGAGACTCCGTGTCCACTTAGGAGTCGGAATGAACAAAAGTTAATACCCACGAAATAAATAATTAGATAATTTCCTTTGTCTAATTATTCGTTGCTTATGCCTCTGTCTCTATTGTTTCTAAATCTGACCACTGGAATATTAAACATGAAGTGTCATTTATCTCCTATAATTCTCAGAATCGTAACTCTACGACGTCCGTGCTTAACATAAGTAGAGACTAGtagaaatgcccgtgcgttgccacgggtcctCAAATTTCATTTCTCAATACACATATATAATTTAAAACTCAGTATGAACATCAAATCAGGGATATTACAATGTACTATAGCATGATAATACGGGACACACGATAACAAGATAGCATTGTCGTACAACTGCATGGTTTTAAGTTCTAGGTCTTCTTGTTACTCTTCTGCGGCAAGTCCACAGATGTGTTCTGGGCCGTTGTAACTGTCAACTCAACAACCTCTCCTTTTAGATGTATTATTGTGTCACAAAATGTGGGTGCTGCAAATACATGTATAACTGAAGGAATACTTCTTTTCTGATTAGTCCAAACGACACTTTGATATTCATGAATATTCGGAGAAATCCTGGATCGTAGCCTTCTGTGTCAAACATACAAAAGGAGCTTAGCAAATCTTCAATAATGGCTAGGGTAAAAAACTCCGTCGGCAGGCCGGTGGTGTGGATGCTAATTTTTTTAGGCATCGATTCCTTGACAGCTCCAAAAGAGGATGAGCATGGAAACCAAGAAAAAGAATGCGTAGAGAGGATGATATCGTTGCCAACTCCTAAAGTTTCTTGCAAAAGCTGAGGCAAAGGAGGGCCTATGGATTGTGCTATGAAGCCCTGAACACCAATAGATTGCACGTTTAGTTTAGCACTAATACACGGTGCCACTAACTATAACCCTGCAACAATTTCTTGTACCGTCATATCAAGACCTAATTGTCTGGGCCTTAGCAAGACAGATTCATGTGGTTCTGCAATTCGAGACCCACAAACATCAACATCTCTTAGGAAGCAACACCCAACCCGATCGCCTTTGACAACTCTTGAAAAAAAGAATGTGTCATCCTGTAGTTGATACTTTGGGGTGGGGTGAGGATATCCTTTTATTTTTACTGTGATAGCAACACAATATGTCTGAACATGTTTTTTTACCATGCTTGAGAGCACTTCTGAATCATGTGAGAACATGCTAGTAACTCTAATAGCGATAAATTTAGGGAATATGGTTCCTCTCTGAACCCAGCATGCACAGTTGATGCAATCAAGCCTCTTTGAAGAAAGGCAATCATCATCGATAGTATGAACAACACAATAACGCAGCAAGATGCCCTCAATGGCCTTGATCGTCCGAAGATGAAGCGGCAAAGCATGTGTACCTCAGCGTGGATGTCCGCAACTTCATCATTTAGGTCATAATCTGCGGGGTTTCCACCGAAGTATCCTTCTGCATATTCATCTGTACGGTAACAAATTATGTCTGACCCAGCAAGGCGAAGCATGTTGCCCTCCTCTAGTGCAACACATGCATAATCAGTTGGCATATGAGTATCCAATGTGAGAATGAATCTGTTGATGTCAACTTTAATTAGCTCAAATTCATAGGCGAGATGGAGGTATGATCAGAGCAATGATGTGAATTGGTCAACCGCGAAATCAACTCCATGCTCTATCACGAACATGTAATTTTCCATGGTCTTCTTTACTCTTCTAGTTTTATGGCCCTGTCTACTGAGAAAACAGACAGATGCAACTATATGTTTAACATCACAGTTATCCGCGTCCAACCATTCAGCAAAAAAATCATCTGCAAATAGAAGGACAGAATCGATAGATAACAACACCATGGAGCAGACCATAATATTTGAATAAATAAACATGAGAAGTAACAATCTAGCAGGTCAATAAAACAAATCCTACCAGAGGGTATGCTGAACCCTAAATCCATGACGCGGTGAAGATCTAGGTAAGGAGAGCAGAACCAAAGCTTCGTAGACCTAGAACATGTCACCGGCAGAATAATTCAAGGCTCTCAGCAAGTATTCGAAAGGCGAAATTTAAGAGACCTAAAATATCTCTAGACATACCAGGGTGACCAAAGTTGATGGCGAAAGGGAGATCTGGGGATGGAACAGAAGCACCGCGTCGCCGTCAAGATCGCCGCGTCGCCGACACACTCTTCGCCTGATCTTTGTCTGTGGCCTGATTTTAGTTTGAGTGCTCTTATATTAGCTCGTCGCTGGCACAAACAAGGTAGGTTATAAATGAAAAATCAAACAAAGAAGGAAAGAAAAAGCAAACGACCGGTCAGCTCGGCACCTTCCCTACAGGCT
Coding sequences within it:
- the LOC127338130 gene encoding 16.9 kDa class I heat shock protein 1-like, translated to MSIVRCNSVFDPFSLDLWADPFDAFRSIVPAVSGNSEAATFANARVDWKETPEAHVFKADLPGVKKEEVKVEVEDGNVLVVSGERTKEKEDKNDKWHRVERSSGKFVRRFRLPENAKVEEVKAGLENGVLTVTVPKVEIKKPEVKAVEISG